The Blautia luti nucleotide sequence CGGTGCCATGGTTCATAACATCGTATACGTTAATAGTACTTGGTGTTGCTGTCTGTACATCTGCGATGTTTCTAGCGGAAATGATTACATTCTTGTCATCTGTAGCTGTGATCACAAGCGCTTTCTCAGCTTTCAGGTTTGTAAGAACTTTCTGCATTTCTTTTGTCTTAACATCTGCAAGTGTAAGAGCATCAACTACTACTAATTTATTGTCCTGAACTTTGGAAGTCAGAGCAGATTTTAAAGCAGCTCTTCTTTCTTTCTTGTTCATTTTTACTTCATAATCTCTTGGTACCGGAGCGAATACAACACCGCCGCCAGTCCACTGTGGTGCACGGATGGAACCCTGTCTAGCATGACCTGTTCCTTTCTGTCTCCACGGTTTTCTTCCGCCGCCGCTTACTTCAGAACGAGTTTTAGCTTTCTGAGTACCCTGGCGATTATTTGCAAGCTGACGAACAACAGCAAGGTGAACAAGATGCTCATTGACTTCTACGCCGAATACTGCATCATTCAGTTCCATTGTTCCAACTTCGTTGCCTTCCATATTATAAACAGTTACGTTTGCCATTTGTGTGCTCCTCCTTTCTTATTATAAGGACTTTACTGTCTCTTTGATAGTAACCAAAGATTTCTTAGGTCCTGGAACAGCACCCTTAACTAACAGTAAGTTGTTTTCTTTATCTACGCGTACGATCTCAAGGTTCTGTACAGTAACCTGAACATTTCCCATATGACCTGGCATGTGTTTTCCTTTGAATACCTTGCTCGGATCAGAACAAGCACCATTGGAACCTGCATGACGGTGATATTTGGAACCGTGAGCCATAGGTCCTCTGGACTGACCATGTCTCTTGATCGCACCCTGGAAACCTTTACCTTTGGAAACAGCTGTTGCATCAATGTGATCGCCGTCTGCAAAGATATCAGCTTTAATTTCCTGTCCTACTGTATATTCAGCAGCGTTATCAAATCTGAACTCTTTAACGAATCTCTTTACTGCAACGCCAGCTTTGTCAAAGTGTCCTTTTTCCGGTTTGTTAACAAGGCTTTCTCTGATGTCGCCGAATCCGACCTGAACTGCTTCGTATCCGTCGTTTTCTTCTGTCTTAACCTGAGTTACGACACAAGGACCAGCCTGTAAAACTGTTACCGGAATTAACTGGCCGTCTTCATTGAAGATCTGAGTCATTCCGACTTTAGTAGCTAAAATAGCTTTCTTCATTCTTTCTTCCTCCTTATAGCGGATTACCGATTACCGGCAATCATATAGTAAATAGCTTAATGCTTAGAGCATTATCAAATTGGGGTTGATGACTAATTATTTAGTCTTCATCTTGATATCGATGTTAACACCTGCTGGCATTTCCAGTCTTGACAGAGCATCTACTGTCTTCTGTGTTGGTGTCAGGATATCGATCAGTCTCTTATGAGTTCTCTGTTCGAACTGTTCTCTGGAATCTTTGTATTTATGAACGGCTCTTAAGATTGTAACAACTTCCTTCTTAGTTGGAAGCGGAACTGGGCCACTTACCATTGCTCCGTTCTTTTTAACAGTTTCGATGATTTTTGCTGCAGATGCATCTACTAACTGATGATCATAAGCCTTTAATGTGATTCTCATTACCTGATTTGCCATAAAAAAAGTCTCCTCCTATTCGTACTTTTCAAGCAGTACGACAAGCGGCGACTGTACACATCTCCGTGTGTGTCTTTCAATCTCTTACCACACACGCCATCCCTGGATGGTCTTCTGAACTTGTACAGTGACTTGTCGTCAGTTTTCAAACTTGACATTCGCTCCACGGAAAAC carries:
- the rplD gene encoding 50S ribosomal protein L4, whose product is MANVTVYNMEGNEVGTMELNDAVFGVEVNEHLVHLAVVRQLANNRQGTQKAKTRSEVSGGGRKPWRQKGTGHARQGSIRAPQWTGGGVVFAPVPRDYEVKMNKKERRAALKSALTSKVQDNKLVVVDALTLADVKTKEMQKVLTNLKAEKALVITATDDKNVIISARNIADVQTATPSTINVYDVMNHGTVVVTKDAVASIEEVYA
- the rplC gene encoding 50S ribosomal protein L3, with the translated sequence MKKAILATKVGMTQIFNEDGQLIPVTVLQAGPCVVTQVKTEENDGYEAVQVGFGDIRESLVNKPEKGHFDKAGVAVKRFVKEFRFDNAAEYTVGQEIKADIFADGDHIDATAVSKGKGFQGAIKRHGQSRGPMAHGSKYHRHAGSNGACSDPSKVFKGKHMPGHMGNVQVTVQNLEIVRVDKENNLLLVKGAVPGPKKSLVTIKETVKSL
- the rpsJ gene encoding 30S ribosomal protein S10 — its product is MANQVMRITLKAYDHQLVDASAAKIIETVKKNGAMVSGPVPLPTKKEVVTILRAVHKYKDSREQFEQRTHKRLIDILTPTQKTVDALSRLEMPAGVNIDIKMKTK